The Henckelia pumila isolate YLH828 chromosome 2, ASM3356847v2, whole genome shotgun sequence genome includes a window with the following:
- the LOC140884785 gene encoding uncharacterized protein, with amino-acid sequence MNFSLSDDDSDRDQEQNDEEDHTSLAALLKEKRCFQFNPLGVASDVATPGQNTSEKSVYLNTSTFGNFGDQEAVNDDITLECVQEFYEELYADRIKQNNLNTILSKENSYLKFVMVKLEVILDNKNLEFCNDKGELKKVTLKLVKFNSSTFKLDFIMGKDGKAGLGLENRVFEVVESSKPTVFVKKSSITSRTPIVAPPFKNYSSKERVPPQKSKQWKRHFICHYCFKPNHIRSFCFKTMNDYIYWKSKLMFPPVLHNTRRNTTKNRPTTKKIWVPKFDFQCFVVYTSLKTNIAGHWYLHRGSSRHITGLKEHLMDHIEQICGKVTYGGGAK; translated from the coding sequence ATGAATTTTTCATTGAGTGATGATGACTCAGACAGAGATCAAGAACAGAATGATGAAGAAGATCATACCTCATTGGCTGCATTGTTGAAAGAAAAGAGGTGTTTTCAATTCAACCCACTTGGTGTTGCCTCCGATGTTGCAACACCAGGCCAAAACACCAGTGAAAAATCAGTTTACTTGAATACATCTACTTTTGGTAATTTTGGTGATCAAGAAGCTGTCAATGATGATATAACTCTAGAGTGTGTACAAGAATTTTATGAGGAGTTGTATGCTGATCGTATCAAACAGAACAATTTGAACACAATTCTCTCTAAAGAAAATTCTTATTTGAAGTTTGTCATGGTCAAGCTTGAAGTGATTCTAGATaataaaaatcttgaattcTGCAATGATAAGGGGGAGCTTAAAAAGGTAACTCTAAAACTTGTTAAGTTTAATTCAAGTACATTCAAGCTTGATTTTATAATGGGTAAAGATGGTAAGGCTGGTCTAGGGTTAGAAAATAGAGTGTTTGAAGTTGTAGAATCATCAAAACCAACTGTGTTTGTGAAAAAAAGTAGCATTACTTCTAGAACACCCATTGTTGCTCCGCCATTCAAGAATTATTCATCAAAAGAGCGTGTTCCTCCTCAAAAATCAAAGCAATGGAAGCGTCATTTTATTTGTCATTACTGTTTCAAACCAAATCACATCAGGTCCTTTTGTTTCAAGACCATGAATGACTACATATATTGGAAGTCAAAGCTGATGTTTCCCCCCGTGTTGCACAACACCAGGCGGAACACCACTAAAAACAGACCCACAACAAAGAAAATTTGGGtaccaaagtttgattttcagtgttttgttgtttataCTTCTTTGAAAACTAACATTGCAGGTCACTGGTACCTTCATAGAGGAAGCTCACGCCACATTACAGGTTTGAAAGAGCATCTCATGGACCATATTGAACAAATATGTGGTAAAGTGACTTACGGAGGTGGTGCAAAATGA